In Phycodurus eques isolate BA_2022a chromosome 10, UOR_Pequ_1.1, whole genome shotgun sequence, a genomic segment contains:
- the LOC133409188 gene encoding nuclear receptor subfamily 4 group A member 1-like isoform X2, with the protein MPCVQTQHVTLTRDTHLIFLNSDLDAKPVMEIGGQKEQLSTSLLPSINTLVGSGYIGEFDAFSCKIPASPSTSTVSFGHTSVAEITDCQMQNQAYKLDDLQVYGCCPGSFTLSYLDETMSSCGSDYYGSPGYPAASPTTTGFQTLCGPVWDSPFSPYNPAPTADKQSSFFPFSSTPEQHSPVLPHQDAQLGQDEPFFMSPQQHVSSLHCPIMSMEHGARLAEGSSKIHNPGLSEGRCAVCGDNASCQHYGVRTCEGCKGFFKRTVQKNAKYVCLANKDCPVDKRRRNRCQFCRFQKCLTVGMVKEVVRTDSLKGRRGRLPSKPKTAAEASSTTSTVNIISSLVRAHLDSNPTIGKLDYSKYQETVDNVSEKEDADDIQQFYDLLTGSLEVIKTWAEAIPGFSDFCKEDQQLLLESAFVELFILRLAYRSNPEKHKLIFCNGMVLHRLQCVRSFGDWIDSIMDFSQSLHRMSLDVSLFACLSALVIITDRHGLKEPKRVEDFQSNLISSLREHVSGNRSETSRTQPNYLSRLLGVVSCLRRELDIVS; encoded by the exons ATGCCCTGTGTACAAACGCAGCATGTAACCCTGACCCGTGACACCCACTTAATCTTCTTAAACTCTGATCTCGATGCCAAACCGGTGATGGAGATCGGTGGCCAGAAGGAGCAGCTGTCTACATCCTTGTTACCCAGCATCAATACCTTAGTGGGAAGTGGCTACATAGGAGAGTTTGATGCGTTTTCCTGCAAGATTCCCGCCTCGCCTTCCACATCTACAGTTTCATTCGGCCACACCTCAGTCGCTGAAATTACAGACTGCCAGATGCAGAACCAAGCCTACAAGCTGGATGACCTCCAAGTGTATGGCTGTTGCCCAGGCTCATTTACACTCAGCTACCTTGATGAGACAATGTCATCATGCGGCTCCGACTACTACGGCAGTCCAGGGTACCCCGCCGCCTCCCCTACAACGACAGGCTTTCAGACACTGTGTGGACCTGTGTGGGATTCCCCTTTCAGCCCCTACAATCCAGCCCCCACGGCTGATAAGCAGtcctcttttttccccttcagcTCCACACCGGAACAGCACTCTCCCGTGTTGCCCCACCAGGATGCTCAGCTCGGTCAGGACGAGCCCTTCTTCATGTCCCCTCAGCAGCACGTGTCTTCACTGCATTGCCCCATTATGTCCATGGAGCACGGCGCCAGGCTTGCAGAGGGGTCTTCCAAAATCCACAACCCAGGTTTGAGCGAGGGCCGCTGTGCCGTGTGCGGAGATAATGCTTCCTGTCAGCACTATGGCGTCCGCACCTGTGAAGGCTGCAAAGGTTTCTTCAAA CGAACTGTGCAGAAAAATGCAAAGTATGTTTGCCTGGCCAATAAAGACTGTCCAGTggacaagaggaggaggaaccGCTGCCAGTTTTGCCGTTTCCAGAAATGTCTTACAGTGGGAATGGTCAAAGAAG TTGTTCGAACAGACAGCCTGAAGGGTCGCCGAGGTCGTCTACCATCCAAACCGAAGACGGCAGCTGAAGCTTCTTCCACCACTTCCACTGTCAACATCATTTCCTCGCTAGTGCGAGCACATTTAGACTCCAACCCAACCATTGGCAAGCTTGACTACTCCAAG TACCAGGAGACAGTGGACAATGTATCAGAGAAGGAGGATGCCGATGACATCCAGCAGTTCTATGACCTACTGACCGGATCATTggaggtaataaaaacctgggcTGAAGCCATCCCAGGGTTCTCTGACTTCTGCAAAGAGGACCAGCAGCTACTTCTTGAGTCTGCCTTTGTTGAGCTGTTCATCCTACGCCTGGCATACAG GTCAAATCCAGAGAAGCACAAACTGATCTTCTGTAACGGCATGGTCCTCCACCGACTGCAGTGTGTTCGTAGTTTTGGGGACTGGATCGACTCCATCATGGATTTTTCCCAGAGCCTTCACCGAATGAGCTTAGATGTCTCCCTGTTTGCGTGCCTTTCAGCACTCGTCATCATCACTG ATCGCCACGGCCTCAAAGAACCCAAACGTGTTGAAGACTTCCAGAGCAATCTCATCTCTTCTTTAAGGGAACACGTGAGTGGAAACAGATCGGAAACAAGTCGAACCCAGCCCAACTATCTCTCTCGGCTTCTGG GGGTCGTGTCCTGTCTGAGAAGAGAATTGGACATTGTGAGCTGA
- the LOC133409188 gene encoding probable nuclear hormone receptor HR38 isoform X1 — translation MPCVQTQHVTLTRDTHLIFLNSDLDAKPVMEIGGQKEQLSTSLLPSINTLVGSGYIGEFDAFSCKIPASPSTSTVSFGHTSVAEITDCQMQNQAYKLDDLQVYGCCPGSFTLSYLDETMSSCGSDYYGSPGYPAASPTTTGFQTLCGPVWDSPFSPYNPAPTADKQSSFFPFSSTPEQHSPVLPHQDAQLGQDEPFFMSPQQHVSSLHCPIMSMEHGARLAEGSSKIHNPGLSEGRCAVCGDNASCQHYGVRTCEGCKGFFKRTVQKNAKYVCLANKDCPVDKRRRNRCQFCRFQKCLTVGMVKEVVRTDSLKGRRGRLPSKPKTAAEASSTTSTVNIISSLVRAHLDSNPTIGKLDYSKYQETVDNVSEKEDADDIQQFYDLLTGSLEVIKTWAEAIPGFSDFCKEDQQLLLESAFVELFILRLAYRSNPEKHKLIFCNGMVLHRLQCVRSFGDWIDSIMDFSQSLHRMSLDVSLFACLSALVIITDRHGLKEPKRVEDFQSNLISSLREHVSGNRSETSRTQPNYLSRLLGKLPELRTLCTQGLQRIFYLKLENLVPPPPIVDKIFMDILPF, via the exons ATGCCCTGTGTACAAACGCAGCATGTAACCCTGACCCGTGACACCCACTTAATCTTCTTAAACTCTGATCTCGATGCCAAACCGGTGATGGAGATCGGTGGCCAGAAGGAGCAGCTGTCTACATCCTTGTTACCCAGCATCAATACCTTAGTGGGAAGTGGCTACATAGGAGAGTTTGATGCGTTTTCCTGCAAGATTCCCGCCTCGCCTTCCACATCTACAGTTTCATTCGGCCACACCTCAGTCGCTGAAATTACAGACTGCCAGATGCAGAACCAAGCCTACAAGCTGGATGACCTCCAAGTGTATGGCTGTTGCCCAGGCTCATTTACACTCAGCTACCTTGATGAGACAATGTCATCATGCGGCTCCGACTACTACGGCAGTCCAGGGTACCCCGCCGCCTCCCCTACAACGACAGGCTTTCAGACACTGTGTGGACCTGTGTGGGATTCCCCTTTCAGCCCCTACAATCCAGCCCCCACGGCTGATAAGCAGtcctcttttttccccttcagcTCCACACCGGAACAGCACTCTCCCGTGTTGCCCCACCAGGATGCTCAGCTCGGTCAGGACGAGCCCTTCTTCATGTCCCCTCAGCAGCACGTGTCTTCACTGCATTGCCCCATTATGTCCATGGAGCACGGCGCCAGGCTTGCAGAGGGGTCTTCCAAAATCCACAACCCAGGTTTGAGCGAGGGCCGCTGTGCCGTGTGCGGAGATAATGCTTCCTGTCAGCACTATGGCGTCCGCACCTGTGAAGGCTGCAAAGGTTTCTTCAAA CGAACTGTGCAGAAAAATGCAAAGTATGTTTGCCTGGCCAATAAAGACTGTCCAGTggacaagaggaggaggaaccGCTGCCAGTTTTGCCGTTTCCAGAAATGTCTTACAGTGGGAATGGTCAAAGAAG TTGTTCGAACAGACAGCCTGAAGGGTCGCCGAGGTCGTCTACCATCCAAACCGAAGACGGCAGCTGAAGCTTCTTCCACCACTTCCACTGTCAACATCATTTCCTCGCTAGTGCGAGCACATTTAGACTCCAACCCAACCATTGGCAAGCTTGACTACTCCAAG TACCAGGAGACAGTGGACAATGTATCAGAGAAGGAGGATGCCGATGACATCCAGCAGTTCTATGACCTACTGACCGGATCATTggaggtaataaaaacctgggcTGAAGCCATCCCAGGGTTCTCTGACTTCTGCAAAGAGGACCAGCAGCTACTTCTTGAGTCTGCCTTTGTTGAGCTGTTCATCCTACGCCTGGCATACAG GTCAAATCCAGAGAAGCACAAACTGATCTTCTGTAACGGCATGGTCCTCCACCGACTGCAGTGTGTTCGTAGTTTTGGGGACTGGATCGACTCCATCATGGATTTTTCCCAGAGCCTTCACCGAATGAGCTTAGATGTCTCCCTGTTTGCGTGCCTTTCAGCACTCGTCATCATCACTG ATCGCCACGGCCTCAAAGAACCCAAACGTGTTGAAGACTTCCAGAGCAATCTCATCTCTTCTTTAAGGGAACACGTGAGTGGAAACAGATCGGAAACAAGTCGAACCCAGCCCAACTATCTCTCTCGGCTTCTGGGTAAGCTCCCCGAGCTGAGGACTCTTTGCACACAGGGGCTGCAGCGCATCTTCTACCTAAAACTGGAGAACCTTGTCCCTCCTCCACCTATCGTGGATAAAATCTTTATGGATATCTTACCATTCTGa
- the LOC133409188 gene encoding nuclear receptor subfamily 4 group A member 1-like isoform X3 has translation MPCVQTQHVTLTRDTHLIFLNSDLDAKPVMEIGGQKEQLSTSLLPSINTLVGSGYIGEFDAFSCKIPASPSTSTVSFGHTSVAEITDCQMQNQAYKLDDLQVYGCCPGSFTLSYLDETMSSCGSDYYGSPGYPAASPTTTGFQTLCGPVWDSPFSPYNPAPTADKQSSFFPFSSTPEQHSPVLPHQDAQLGQDEPFFMSPQQHVSSLHCPIMSMEHGARLAEGSSKIHNPGLSEGRCAVCGDNASCQHYGVRTCEGCKGFFKRTVQKNAKYVCLANKDCPVDKRRRNRCQFCRFQKCLTVGMVKEVVRTDSLKGRRGRLPSKPKTAAEASSTTSTVNIISSLVRAHLDSNPTIGKLDYSKYQETVDNVSEKEDADDIQQFYDLLTGSLEVIKTWAEAIPGFSDFCKEDQQLLLESAFVELFILRLAYRSNPEKHKLIFCNGMVLHRLQCVRSFGDWIDSIMDFSQSLHRMSLDVSLFACLSALVIITDRHGLKEPKRVEDFQSNLISSLREHVSGNRSETSRTQPNYLSRLLVNIY, from the exons ATGCCCTGTGTACAAACGCAGCATGTAACCCTGACCCGTGACACCCACTTAATCTTCTTAAACTCTGATCTCGATGCCAAACCGGTGATGGAGATCGGTGGCCAGAAGGAGCAGCTGTCTACATCCTTGTTACCCAGCATCAATACCTTAGTGGGAAGTGGCTACATAGGAGAGTTTGATGCGTTTTCCTGCAAGATTCCCGCCTCGCCTTCCACATCTACAGTTTCATTCGGCCACACCTCAGTCGCTGAAATTACAGACTGCCAGATGCAGAACCAAGCCTACAAGCTGGATGACCTCCAAGTGTATGGCTGTTGCCCAGGCTCATTTACACTCAGCTACCTTGATGAGACAATGTCATCATGCGGCTCCGACTACTACGGCAGTCCAGGGTACCCCGCCGCCTCCCCTACAACGACAGGCTTTCAGACACTGTGTGGACCTGTGTGGGATTCCCCTTTCAGCCCCTACAATCCAGCCCCCACGGCTGATAAGCAGtcctcttttttccccttcagcTCCACACCGGAACAGCACTCTCCCGTGTTGCCCCACCAGGATGCTCAGCTCGGTCAGGACGAGCCCTTCTTCATGTCCCCTCAGCAGCACGTGTCTTCACTGCATTGCCCCATTATGTCCATGGAGCACGGCGCCAGGCTTGCAGAGGGGTCTTCCAAAATCCACAACCCAGGTTTGAGCGAGGGCCGCTGTGCCGTGTGCGGAGATAATGCTTCCTGTCAGCACTATGGCGTCCGCACCTGTGAAGGCTGCAAAGGTTTCTTCAAA CGAACTGTGCAGAAAAATGCAAAGTATGTTTGCCTGGCCAATAAAGACTGTCCAGTggacaagaggaggaggaaccGCTGCCAGTTTTGCCGTTTCCAGAAATGTCTTACAGTGGGAATGGTCAAAGAAG TTGTTCGAACAGACAGCCTGAAGGGTCGCCGAGGTCGTCTACCATCCAAACCGAAGACGGCAGCTGAAGCTTCTTCCACCACTTCCACTGTCAACATCATTTCCTCGCTAGTGCGAGCACATTTAGACTCCAACCCAACCATTGGCAAGCTTGACTACTCCAAG TACCAGGAGACAGTGGACAATGTATCAGAGAAGGAGGATGCCGATGACATCCAGCAGTTCTATGACCTACTGACCGGATCATTggaggtaataaaaacctgggcTGAAGCCATCCCAGGGTTCTCTGACTTCTGCAAAGAGGACCAGCAGCTACTTCTTGAGTCTGCCTTTGTTGAGCTGTTCATCCTACGCCTGGCATACAG GTCAAATCCAGAGAAGCACAAACTGATCTTCTGTAACGGCATGGTCCTCCACCGACTGCAGTGTGTTCGTAGTTTTGGGGACTGGATCGACTCCATCATGGATTTTTCCCAGAGCCTTCACCGAATGAGCTTAGATGTCTCCCTGTTTGCGTGCCTTTCAGCACTCGTCATCATCACTG ATCGCCACGGCCTCAAAGAACCCAAACGTGTTGAAGACTTCCAGAGCAATCTCATCTCTTCTTTAAGGGAACACGTGAGTGGAAACAGATCGGAAACAAGTCGAACCCAGCCCAACTATCTCTCTCGGCTTCTGG